One Methylobacterium oryzae DNA window includes the following coding sequences:
- the ubiE gene encoding bifunctional demethylmenaquinone methyltransferase/2-methoxy-6-polyprenyl-1,4-benzoquinol methylase UbiE, which translates to MKAGDGASERASADFGFERVALDEKQGRVDSVFHSVARRYDIMNDLMSAGLHRAWKAQLVSMLRPPQNRAFAHLDVAGGTGDVAFRVLAAGGPRTRVTVLDINESMLRVGAERARERKVDEAGDRIAFVTGNAEALPLPDASFDAYTIAFGIRNVPRIETALAEARRVLKPGGRFLCLEFSAVDIPLLDRIYDAYSFNVIPRIGARVAGDAESYRYLVESIRKFPTRGAFAGMIERAGFRHVTDRALTGGIVAIHSGWKVS; encoded by the coding sequence ATGAAGGCCGGAGACGGGGCGTCTGAGCGCGCGAGCGCGGATTTCGGCTTCGAGCGCGTGGCGCTCGACGAGAAGCAGGGGCGCGTCGACAGCGTCTTCCACTCGGTCGCCCGCCGCTACGACATCATGAACGACCTGATGTCGGCGGGCCTGCACCGGGCCTGGAAGGCGCAGCTCGTCTCGATGCTGCGGCCGCCGCAGAACCGCGCCTTCGCGCATCTCGACGTCGCCGGCGGCACCGGCGACGTGGCCTTCCGGGTGCTGGCCGCGGGCGGTCCGCGCACCCGCGTCACCGTACTCGACATCAACGAGTCGATGCTGCGGGTCGGCGCCGAGCGGGCACGGGAGCGCAAGGTCGACGAGGCCGGCGACCGGATCGCCTTCGTGACCGGCAACGCCGAGGCGCTGCCGCTGCCGGACGCGTCCTTCGACGCCTACACGATCGCCTTCGGCATCCGGAACGTGCCGCGGATCGAGACGGCGCTGGCCGAGGCGCGGCGGGTGCTGAAGCCCGGTGGGCGCTTCCTCTGCCTGGAATTCTCGGCCGTCGACATCCCGCTGCTCGACCGCATCTACGACGCCTACTCGTTCAACGTGATCCCGCGCATCGGCGCCCGGGTAGCCGGGGACGCCGAGTCCTACCGCTACCTCGTGGAGTCGATCCGGAAGTTCCCGACCCGCGGCGCCTTCGCGGGCATGATCGAGCGCGCGGGTTTCCGGCACGTCACCGACCGGGCGCTGACGGGCGGGATCGTGGCGATCCATTCGGGCTGGAAGGTCTCTTGA
- the ubiB gene encoding 2-polyprenylphenol 6-hydroxylase: MISAAVNLFRGARVGFVLAREGALALVDPSELPPHLRLALRIGRSLERPGLDDGAARLSAAMTRLGPSYVKFGQFLATRPDIVGMRAAFDLEKLQDRVPPFPQAVALRTVEAALGKPVSALFVSFSEPIAAASIAQVHKAIVQDPDGTQRALAVKVMRPGVRERFMRDLEVMRFMARVVNALSPQAERLRPREVVEILARSVLMEMDFRLEAAAASELAENTKDDPDFRVPRPEWELTAREVLSAEWIEGTRLHSAAELAARGHDPQIIGRTVIQSFLRHAIRDGFFHADMHQGNLLVDAEGRLVAVDFGIMGRLGPNERRFLAEILLGFILRDYRRVAKVHFEAGYVPAHHSVEDFAQAIRAIGEPIHQRRADEISMAKVLTLLFDVTALFDMSTRTELVMLQKTMVVVEGVARSLDPRLDMWTTAEPVVRAWIARNMGPVGRAQSGLDALKVVSDVVGDIPDLAIRLKRVLVRLDEAGTGDARRLERFARNERYRAIWSTLALWGIAVGALILAFRGL, from the coding sequence GTGATCAGCGCCGCCGTCAACTTGTTTCGCGGCGCGCGGGTCGGCTTCGTGCTGGCCCGCGAGGGCGCCCTCGCCCTCGTCGACCCCTCTGAGCTGCCCCCGCACCTGCGCCTCGCCCTGCGGATCGGCCGCTCCCTCGAGCGGCCCGGCCTCGACGACGGGGCGGCCCGGCTCTCTGCGGCGATGACGCGCCTCGGCCCGTCCTACGTGAAATTCGGCCAGTTCCTGGCGACGCGGCCCGACATCGTCGGCATGCGCGCGGCCTTCGACTTGGAGAAACTGCAGGACCGGGTGCCGCCCTTCCCGCAGGCGGTCGCGCTTCGCACCGTCGAGGCCGCCCTCGGCAAGCCCGTGAGCGCCCTGTTCGTGTCGTTCAGCGAGCCGATCGCCGCCGCCTCGATCGCGCAGGTCCACAAGGCGATCGTGCAGGATCCCGACGGCACGCAGCGCGCCCTCGCCGTGAAGGTGATGCGGCCTGGCGTCCGCGAGCGCTTCATGCGCGACCTCGAGGTCATGCGCTTCATGGCGCGGGTGGTGAACGCCCTGTCGCCGCAGGCGGAGCGGCTGCGCCCGCGCGAGGTGGTGGAGATCCTCGCGCGCTCGGTGCTGATGGAGATGGATTTCCGCCTTGAGGCGGCGGCCGCCTCCGAGCTCGCCGAGAACACCAAGGACGATCCGGACTTCCGTGTGCCGAGGCCGGAATGGGAGCTGACCGCCCGTGAGGTGTTGTCGGCCGAGTGGATCGAGGGGACCCGCCTGCACAGCGCCGCGGAGCTCGCCGCCCGGGGGCATGATCCGCAGATAATCGGCCGGACCGTCATCCAGAGCTTCCTGCGGCACGCGATCCGCGACGGCTTCTTCCACGCGGACATGCACCAGGGGAACCTGCTGGTCGATGCCGAGGGCCGGCTAGTCGCGGTCGATTTCGGCATCATGGGCCGCCTCGGCCCGAACGAGCGCCGGTTTCTCGCCGAGATCCTGCTGGGCTTCATCCTGCGGGATTACCGCCGGGTGGCGAAGGTCCATTTCGAGGCGGGCTACGTGCCGGCCCATCACTCCGTGGAGGATTTCGCGCAGGCGATCCGCGCCATCGGCGAGCCGATCCACCAGCGCCGGGCCGACGAGATCTCGATGGCCAAGGTCCTGACCCTGCTGTTCGACGTCACGGCCCTGTTCGACATGAGCACCCGCACCGAGCTGGTGATGCTCCAGAAGACCATGGTGGTGGTGGAGGGCGTCGCCCGCTCCCTCGACCCGCGCCTCGATATGTGGACCACGGCCGAGCCGGTCGTGCGCGCCTGGATCGCCCGCAACATGGGGCCGGTCGGCCGGGCGCAGAGCGGCCTGGACGCCCTCAAGGTCGTCTCCGACGTCGTCGGCGACATCCCGGACCTTGCCATACGGTTGAAGCGCGTGCTGGTCCGCCTCGACGAGGCCGGCACCGGCGATGCCCGCCGGCTGGAGCGCTTCGCCCGCAACGAACGCTACCGCGCGATCTGGTCGACGCTGGCCTTGTGGGGCATCGCCGTCGGCGCGCTGATACTGGCGTTCCGGGGTCTCTGA
- a CDS encoding response regulator — protein sequence MSAPSRAGSIFGLRRRNWRGAGPLGWLLGSPVAFILLIVALGSGTANYVTGETDRAATARANATIAGIERLISEVKDLETGERGFVLVGSEDYLRPYTTALTKIDTELTGLGAAAQESVRAGGPSLAGLIAQKRDFAARVVEARRNRGFDAAIDLVRTGEGKQLMDAIRAESAARQAATLEQLATIQAHEAWRELLLFLLSAAAALGAIVLLARLALVRRQESLRMSRLLDGVLANAPVGLGFLDRDLKIRHMNRALATMSERGFGADLGAPIWAMLPTLREELAPKLAAALTEGLVSPNVPVAVPTPSAPGGVRHFSMSFYPLRGEESAAADQSVEGVGLVVVDETIRHLAEARLRRSEERFRSLIEASAAIVWTANPEGSLHRRQTAWTRFTGQDEAAYAGLGFLDAVHPEDRAHTRAAWTRAVTSLEPYATEHRIRAASGTYRHMSVRAVPILEPDGTLREWVGTHTDITERKEAEAAIEAARAAAEAANAAKSQFLANMSHELRTPLSAVIGYSEMVQEELEDIGEADLVTDMKKIETNARHLLGLINDVLDISKIEADRVEIYAEDFEVAAVVQEVAVTVEGLVAKKGNTLALELEPGLGSAHTDVTKLRQCLINLLSNAAKFTEDGRITLAVARADGALRFCVTDTGIGMTREQVGKLFERFTQADASTTRRFGGTGLGLAITRAFAEMLGGSITVDSREGQGTTFTLTLPDRFEAAAAEDADPAASGDGDRGTILVVDDDAATRDLLARFLEREGFSVTVAEDGRRGLDLARSLHPRAVLLDVTMPQMDGWAVLRAIRADPEIGATPIVMVTVLDEQNLAFSLGATDYLQKPIDWGSLRQIVDRFRLASGDGAILVVEDEADVREHVCAYLAREGFPVREAENGLRALAALETERPSLILLDLMMPEMDGFAFLRALRARPDSRDVPVVVLTAKDITAEDRRRLAGQADRVLAKGSTGLKELARELRALVPATEDAPAQGPGPG from the coding sequence GGTCAAGGACCTGGAGACCGGGGAGCGCGGCTTCGTGCTGGTCGGCAGCGAGGATTACCTCCGTCCCTACACGACCGCCCTCACCAAGATCGACACGGAGCTGACCGGCCTCGGCGCCGCCGCGCAGGAGTCGGTCCGAGCCGGCGGCCCGTCGCTCGCCGGGCTGATCGCGCAGAAGCGCGACTTCGCCGCCCGGGTGGTGGAGGCGCGGCGGAACCGGGGCTTCGACGCCGCCATCGACCTCGTCCGCACCGGCGAGGGCAAGCAGCTGATGGACGCGATCCGCGCCGAATCGGCGGCCCGGCAGGCCGCGACCCTGGAGCAGCTCGCGACCATCCAGGCGCACGAAGCGTGGCGCGAACTCCTGCTGTTCCTCCTCTCCGCGGCGGCGGCCCTCGGAGCGATCGTGCTGCTGGCGCGCCTCGCCCTGGTGCGACGGCAGGAATCCCTGCGGATGTCCCGTCTCCTCGACGGGGTGCTGGCCAACGCGCCGGTGGGGCTCGGCTTCCTCGACCGTGACCTGAAAATCAGGCACATGAACCGGGCGCTCGCCACCATGAGCGAGCGCGGCTTCGGGGCCGATCTCGGCGCGCCGATCTGGGCCATGCTCCCGACGCTGCGGGAGGAGCTGGCCCCGAAGCTGGCCGCGGCCCTGACGGAAGGCCTGGTCTCGCCGAACGTGCCGGTGGCGGTGCCGACCCCCTCGGCGCCGGGCGGCGTGCGGCATTTCTCGATGAGCTTCTATCCGCTCCGGGGCGAGGAGAGCGCGGCGGCCGACCAGAGCGTCGAGGGCGTCGGCCTTGTGGTGGTCGACGAGACCATCCGCCACCTCGCGGAGGCCCGGCTGCGCCGGAGCGAGGAGCGCTTCCGCTCGCTGATCGAGGCGAGCGCCGCCATCGTCTGGACCGCCAACCCGGAAGGGAGCCTCCATCGCCGCCAGACGGCCTGGACCCGCTTCACCGGCCAGGACGAGGCCGCCTACGCGGGGCTCGGCTTCCTCGACGCGGTCCACCCGGAGGACCGTGCGCATACCCGCGCCGCGTGGACCCGCGCTGTCACCAGCCTGGAACCCTACGCCACCGAGCACCGGATCCGAGCCGCCTCCGGGACCTACCGGCACATGAGCGTGCGCGCCGTCCCGATCCTCGAACCCGACGGCACCCTGCGGGAGTGGGTCGGGACCCACACGGACATCACCGAGCGCAAGGAGGCCGAGGCCGCGATCGAGGCGGCGCGCGCGGCGGCCGAGGCCGCCAACGCGGCCAAGAGCCAGTTCCTGGCCAATATGAGCCACGAGCTGCGCACCCCGCTCTCGGCGGTGATCGGCTATTCCGAGATGGTGCAGGAGGAGTTGGAGGATATCGGCGAGGCCGATCTCGTCACCGACATGAAGAAGATCGAGACCAACGCCCGCCACCTCCTCGGCCTGATTAACGACGTGCTCGACATCTCGAAGATCGAGGCCGACCGGGTCGAGATCTACGCGGAGGATTTCGAGGTCGCCGCCGTGGTGCAGGAGGTCGCGGTCACGGTCGAGGGTCTCGTCGCCAAGAAGGGCAACACCCTGGCGCTGGAGCTGGAGCCAGGCCTGGGCAGCGCGCATACCGACGTGACCAAGCTGCGGCAGTGCCTGATCAATCTCCTGAGCAATGCCGCGAAGTTCACCGAGGATGGCCGGATCACCCTGGCGGTCGCCCGGGCGGACGGTGCGCTGCGCTTCTGCGTGACCGACACCGGCATCGGCATGACGCGGGAGCAGGTCGGCAAGCTGTTCGAGCGGTTCACCCAGGCCGACGCCTCCACGACGCGCCGGTTCGGCGGCACCGGGCTCGGCCTCGCGATCACCCGGGCCTTCGCCGAGATGCTGGGCGGCTCGATCACCGTGGACAGCCGCGAGGGGCAGGGCACCACCTTCACGCTGACGTTGCCGGACCGTTTCGAGGCCGCCGCGGCCGAGGACGCGGACCCGGCCGCATCGGGAGACGGCGACCGCGGGACGATCCTGGTGGTCGACGACGACGCCGCGACCCGCGATCTGCTGGCGCGCTTCCTGGAGCGCGAGGGCTTCTCGGTGACGGTCGCCGAGGACGGGCGGCGCGGGCTCGATCTCGCTCGCAGCCTGCATCCGCGGGCCGTTCTCCTCGACGTCACCATGCCGCAGATGGACGGATGGGCGGTGCTGCGGGCCATCCGGGCCGATCCCGAGATCGGCGCGACGCCGATCGTGATGGTGACGGTCCTGGACGAGCAGAACCTCGCCTTCTCCCTCGGCGCCACCGACTACCTGCAGAAGCCGATCGACTGGGGAAGCCTGCGCCAGATCGTCGACCGCTTCCGCCTCGCCTCGGGTGACGGCGCGATCCTCGTCGTCGAGGACGAGGCCGACGTCCGCGAGCACGTCTGCGCCTATCTCGCGCGCGAGGGCTTCCCGGTCCGCGAGGCCGAGAACGGCCTGCGCGCTCTGGCAGCCCTGGAGACGGAGCGCCCATCCCTCATCCTGCTCGACCTGATGATGCCCGAGATGGACGGATTCGCGTTCCTGCGGGCGCTGCGGGCCCGGCCTGACAGCCGCGACGTGCCGGTGGTAGTGCTCACCGCCAAGGACATCACGGCCGAGGACCGGCGCCGTCTGGCCGGTCAGGCCGACAGGGTGCTCGCCAAGGGCTCGACCGGGCTCAAGGAGCTGGCCCGCGAGCTGCGTGCCCTGGTCCCCGCGACGGAGGACGCGCCCGCCCAGGGACCCGGGCCCGGCTGA